In one Nicotiana sylvestris chromosome 8, ASM39365v2, whole genome shotgun sequence genomic region, the following are encoded:
- the LOC104229500 gene encoding long chain acyl-CoA synthetase 4-like: protein MAQDKFIVEVEPAKPSQNGKPSMGAVYRSLFAKDGFPPPIPGLDSCWDIFRLSVETYPNNRMLGRREIVDGKPGKYVWMSYKEVYDIVIKVGNSIRSCGVDEGDKCGIYGANCPEWIMSMEACNAHGLYCVPLYDTLGAGAVEFIINHAEVKIAFVEEKKLPELLKTFPNAEKYLKTVVSFGNVTPQQKEEVEKSGVALYSWDEFLQLGSEKQFDLPVKKKEDICTIMYTSGTTGDPKGVLISNNSIVTLIAGVQRLLGSVNESLTVDDVYLSYLPLAHIFDRVIEECFINHGASIGFWRGDVKLLTEDIGELKPTIFCAVPRVLDRIYSGLQQKISSGGRLKSTLFNLAYAYKHYNLKKGRKHFEASPLSDKVVFSKVKEGLGGKVRLILSGAAPLAAHVEAFLRVVACCHVLQGYGLTETCAGTFVSLPNQYDMLGTVGPPVPNVDVCLESVPEMAYDALSSTPRGEVCVRGDTLFSGYYKREDLTKEVMIDGWFHTGDIGEWQPNGSLKIIDRKKNIFKLSQGEYVAVENLENIYGNNPVIDSIWIYGNSFESFLVAVLNPNQRAVEQWAQQNGVSGDFDSLCENPKVKEYILGELTKAGKEKKLKGFEFIKAVHLDPQPFDMERDLLTPTFKKKRPQLLKYYKDVIDSMYKTK, encoded by the exons ATGGCACAAGATAAGTTCATAGTAGAAGTTGAACCAGCAAAACCTTCCCAAAATGGAAAGCCATCAATGGGTGCTGTTTATAGAAGTCTTTTTGCTAAAGATGGATTTCCTCCTCCTATTCCTGGACTTGACAGTTGTTGGGATATTTTCCG TTTGTCAGTGGAAACATATCCTAACAATCGGATGCTTGGACGCCGTGAGATTGTAGATGGAAAA cCTGGCAAGTATGTGTGGATGTCTTACAAAGAAGTATATGACATTGTGATTAAAGTAGGAAATTCCATCCGGAGTTGTGGTGTGGACGAA GGAGACAAATGTGGTATCTATGGTGCCAATTGCCCTGAGTGGATAATGAGCATGGAG GCATGCAATGCTCATGGACTTTACTGTGTTCCTCTGTATGACACCTTAG GTGCTGGTGCAGTGGAATTTATCATTAACCATGCCGAGGTTAAAATTGCTTTTGTTGAAGAGAAAAAACTTCCTGAG CTTCTGAAAACTTTTCCCAATGCAGAAAAGTACTTGAAGA CTGTTGTGAGTTTTGGGAATGTCACTCCTCAACAGAAGGAAGAGGTTGAAAAGAGTGGGGTGGCTCTATACTCGTGGGATGAGTTTCTACAATTG GGAAGTGAAAAACAATTTGATCTTCCAGTGAAAAAGAAGGAAGACATTTGTACAATAATGTATACTAGTGGAACGACTGGAGATCCCAAAGGTGTGCTGATTTCAAATAATAGCATTGTTACTCTTATAGCTGGAGTACAGCGTCTGCTTGGGAGTGTGAATGAGTCG TTGACAGTGGATGATGTATATCTTTCATATCTTCCACTGGCACATATCTTTGATCGGGTTATCGAAGAATGTTTCATTAATCATGGTGCCTCAATAGGATTTTGGCGAGGG GATGTCAAGTTACTTACCGAAGATATTGGAGAGCTGAAACCAACTATCTTCTGTGCTGTACCTCGTGTACTAGACAGAATATATTCAG GTTTGCAACAGAAAATTTCTTCTGGGGGTCGGCTTAAAAGCACATTGTTCAATCTTGCCTATGCTTA CAAACACTACAATTTGAAGAAGGGACGTAAACACTTTGAAGCTTCTCCGCTTTCTGACAAAGTTGTCTTCAGTAAG GTAAAAGAAGGGCTAGGAGGCAAAGTACGTCTTATATTATCTGGAGCAGCGCCCCTTGCAGCTCATGTGGAAGCTTTTCTGCGAGTTGTGGCATGTTGCCATGTTCTTCAAGGATATG GTCTGACTGAAACATGTGCTGGTACATTTGTCTCACTACCAAACCAGTATGATATGCTTGGTACCGTTGGTCCCCCGgtgcccaatgtggatgtgtGCTTGGAGTCCGTCCCTGAAATGGCATATGATGCTCTATCAAGCACGCCACGTGGAGAAGTATGTGTGAGGGGCGACACTCTTTTTTCAGGTTATTACAAGCGTGAGGACCTAACAAAAGAAGTCATGATTGATGGGTGGTTCCACACAG GTGATATTGGTGAGTGGCAACCAAATGGTAGCTTGAAAATAATTGATCGCAAGAAGAACATTTTCAAGCTATCTCAAGGTGAATATGTTGCTGTCGAGAATTTGGAGAATATATACGGCAATAATCCTGTTATTGACTCT ATATGGATATATGGAAACAGTTTCGAGTCTTTCCTTGTTGCTGTTCTTAACCCAAACCAACGAGCAGTTGAACAATGGGCCCAACAGAATGGCGTATCTGGGGATTTTGATTCGCTGTGTGAAAATCCAAAAGTGAAGGAGTACATACTTGGAGAGCTCACAAAAgctggaaaagaaaagaag CTGAAGGGCTTTGAGTTCATAAAAGCTGTACACCTTGATCCTCAGCCATTTGACATGGAACGAGACCTTCTAACTCCTACATTTAAGAAGAAAAGACCCCAGTTGCTCAAATACTACAAG GACGTGATTGACAGCATGTACAAGACCAAATGA